From Chryseobacterium joostei, the proteins below share one genomic window:
- a CDS encoding Fur family transcriptional regulator: MKQVRNTHAKTEILNLINHSDIALTHSDIQKKLGDLCNRVTIYRVLERLENEGSIHKIVNVDGVVNFAKCSGKCTHEQHFHNHVHFNCKKCHSVTCIENAIPEISLPDHFLAEEYNFVISGICPKCTNT; this comes from the coding sequence ATGAAACAAGTAAGAAATACGCACGCAAAAACAGAAATTTTAAACCTTATTAATCATTCTGATATAGCCCTAACCCATTCTGATATTCAGAAAAAACTAGGAGATCTATGCAACAGGGTTACCATTTACCGGGTGTTGGAAAGGCTTGAAAATGAGGGATCTATTCACAAAATTGTTAATGTGGATGGTGTTGTGAATTTTGCAAAATGCAGTGGTAAATGTACGCATGAACAGCATTTTCATAATCATGTTCATTTTAACTGTAAAAAATGTCATTCTGTAACCTGCATTGAAAATGCTATTCCTGAAATTAGCCTGCCAGATCATTTTCTGGCTGAGGAATATAACTTTGTAATCAGCGGAATTTGCCCGAAATGTACGAATACATAA
- a CDS encoding MerC domain-containing protein produces MKSKILDAVGISAAVLCLIHCIVFPLLLIIPLGISHNPYVDLAFLVIGALVVFRITRHMTNYWLKFLFWVSILLISISVLTDLLFEIHLPLIYVGAIGLIAGHIINFKNHKH; encoded by the coding sequence ATGAAATCAAAAATTCTTGATGCTGTTGGAATTTCAGCTGCCGTTTTATGTCTTATTCATTGTATTGTTTTTCCATTATTACTCATCATTCCATTGGGAATATCGCATAACCCTTATGTTGACTTGGCTTTTCTTGTGATTGGAGCCTTGGTGGTTTTTAGAATAACAAGACATATGACCAATTATTGGCTAAAATTTTTGTTTTGGGTATCTATTCTTCTCATCTCAATTTCAGTATTAACAGATTTACTATTTGAAATCCATCTTCCATTGATATATGTTGGGGCTATTGGTTTAATAGCAGGTCATATCATCAATTTTAAAAATCATAAACATTAA
- a CDS encoding GTP-binding protein, whose translation MMKKLPVTVLSGFLGAGKTTLLNHILHNKQGLKVAVIVNDMSEVNIDARLVENQNTLSRTEEKLVEMSNGCICCTLREDLMVEVERLAHENRFDYLLIESTGISEPIPVAQTFTYIDEESGIDLSRFSYIDTMVTVVDAFNFMKDFASNERLQDRDLTDMEGDYRTIVNLLTDQIEFANIIILNKTDLVDPETLGFLKSAIKKLNPEATILQSEFSKVDPQYILNTQLFDFDKAQASAGWQKELQTDHHTPETEEYGISSVVFREEKPFHPMRLWEYLNNYPEGILRAKGLFWLASRPDDALNFSQAGGSFRLEKAGVWWGSMPMNHRVQYSSFIENQEFIESRWDKNWGDRINELVFIGQNLNKDQMVQDLKDCLINDKEKELMDQKQDFEDLFPQNI comes from the coding sequence ATGATGAAAAAACTCCCTGTAACAGTACTCAGTGGTTTTCTTGGAGCCGGAAAGACAACTTTATTGAATCATATTCTGCATAATAAGCAAGGCTTAAAAGTCGCAGTAATTGTTAATGATATGAGTGAAGTCAATATTGATGCACGCCTTGTTGAAAACCAAAATACTCTTTCAAGAACAGAAGAAAAGCTGGTAGAAATGAGTAACGGATGTATCTGCTGTACGCTAAGAGAAGATCTGATGGTAGAAGTAGAACGTTTAGCCCATGAAAATCGTTTTGACTATCTTTTGATTGAAAGTACCGGAATTAGTGAACCCATTCCCGTAGCCCAGACTTTTACCTATATTGATGAAGAAAGCGGAATAGATCTTTCGCGTTTCAGTTATATTGATACCATGGTAACTGTTGTGGATGCTTTCAATTTCATGAAGGATTTTGCATCCAATGAACGATTGCAGGATCGTGACCTTACCGATATGGAGGGAGATTATCGTACCATTGTAAACCTTCTTACCGATCAGATTGAATTTGCCAACATCATTATTCTGAATAAAACAGATCTCGTAGATCCGGAAACTCTTGGATTTTTAAAATCAGCTATAAAAAAACTGAATCCTGAAGCTACAATTCTTCAGTCAGAATTTAGTAAAGTGGATCCACAATATATTTTAAATACACAACTTTTCGATTTTGATAAAGCACAGGCTTCTGCAGGATGGCAAAAAGAATTGCAAACTGATCATCATACTCCGGAAACTGAAGAATATGGAATCAGTTCCGTAGTATTTAGAGAGGAAAAGCCATTTCATCCAATGAGACTTTGGGAATATTTGAATAATTATCCTGAAGGAATACTGAGAGCTAAAGGTTTATTCTGGCTGGCTTCCAGACCTGATGATGCTCTTAATTTTTCTCAGGCTGGAGGTTCCTTTCGTTTGGAAAAAGCAGGAGTTTGGTGGGGAAGTATGCCAATGAATCATAGAGTACAATATTCTTCATTCATAGAAAATCAGGAGTTTATTGAAAGCAGATGGGATAAAAACTGGGGAGACAGAATTAATGAGCTTGTTTTTATCGGGCAAAACCTGAATAAGGATCAAATGGTACAGGATCTTAAGGATTGTCTTATCAACGATAAGGAAAAAGAACTAATGGACCAAAAGCAGGATTTTGAAGACCTTTTTCCACAAAACATTTAA
- a CDS encoding alkaline phosphatase, giving the protein MDRRKFLKGSVLLSGLLSLSPLELWSLQKGIEQPKIGKAKNIIFMVSDGMSLGTLSMADLYSRNILGKGSHWLNLYHEKKVSRALMDTASASSIVTDSAAASSAFGGGIRVKNGVLNMGANGEKHIPIWQKFKKAGKKIGCVTTVTATHATPAGFCVNSAKRNAEPQIAEMYADLGIDVLMGGGDEFFSSDKREDKKDLYSVYREKKYQIFKNRTDLNSIKKGEKVLGIFSTGALPYTIDKNHLSEFKDTPTLAEMASVAIDQMKEHPEGFVLQIEGGKVDWAAHANDVAALIHDQLAFDEAVKTVMDFAEKDGNTLVIITTDHGNANPGTIYGSDATAHFNSISAYQYTNEYILNKIHKDFSIKDIKDWIYEGNKLILNDDEAKHLLSFYNGLEKEEGLYNYKKLPFKLYSEIQKSRNSVGWISMDHSGDYVEVAAYGPGSELLQPFIKNTDLHYLMLKASSI; this is encoded by the coding sequence ATGGACAGAAGAAAATTTCTAAAAGGCTCGGTATTACTTTCAGGGCTGTTATCTCTTTCACCCTTAGAACTTTGGAGTTTACAAAAGGGTATAGAGCAGCCCAAGATTGGAAAAGCAAAAAACATCATATTTATGGTCAGTGACGGAATGAGTCTTGGAACTCTTTCAATGGCTGATCTTTATTCAAGGAATATTTTAGGAAAAGGAAGCCATTGGCTCAATCTTTATCATGAGAAAAAAGTTTCGCGTGCCTTAATGGACACAGCTTCGGCCAGCTCAATTGTTACGGATTCTGCGGCTGCCAGCTCTGCCTTTGGAGGAGGAATAAGAGTGAAAAATGGGGTATTGAATATGGGTGCCAATGGAGAAAAGCATATTCCTATATGGCAAAAATTCAAAAAGGCAGGAAAGAAAATAGGTTGTGTGACAACGGTTACTGCTACCCATGCCACTCCTGCAGGATTTTGTGTTAACTCCGCGAAAAGAAATGCAGAACCTCAAATTGCTGAAATGTATGCAGATCTGGGAATAGATGTTTTAATGGGGGGTGGAGATGAATTCTTCAGCTCTGATAAAAGGGAAGATAAAAAAGACCTTTATTCTGTATACAGAGAAAAGAAATATCAAATTTTTAAGAATCGTACTGACCTTAATTCCATTAAAAAAGGAGAAAAAGTGCTAGGAATTTTCAGTACAGGAGCATTGCCTTACACCATCGATAAAAACCATCTTTCTGAATTTAAAGATACACCCACTTTAGCAGAAATGGCAAGCGTGGCTATTGATCAGATGAAAGAGCATCCGGAAGGTTTCGTTCTCCAGATAGAGGGAGGAAAAGTGGATTGGGCAGCTCACGCCAATGATGTGGCAGCACTCATTCACGACCAGCTTGCATTTGATGAAGCCGTGAAAACCGTAATGGATTTTGCCGAAAAAGATGGAAATACCTTGGTCATCATTACTACAGATCACGGAAATGCCAATCCCGGAACTATTTACGGTTCAGACGCTACTGCCCATTTCAACAGCATTTCAGCTTATCAGTATACCAATGAATATATTCTGAATAAAATCCACAAGGACTTTTCCATTAAGGACATTAAAGACTGGATATATGAGGGCAACAAGCTTATTCTGAATGATGATGAAGCCAAGCATTTACTAAGCTTTTACAACGGGCTTGAAAAGGAAGAGGGACTTTATAATTATAAGAAATTACCATTTAAACTTTATTCTGAAATTCAGAAAAGCAGAAATTCGGTAGGGTGGATCAGTATGGATCATTCGGGAGACTATGTAGAAGTAGCTGCTTATGGGCCAGGAAGTGAACTTTTGCAACCTTTCATTAAAAATACGGATCTACATTATTTAATGTTGAAGGCATCTTCCATATAA
- a CDS encoding XRE family transcriptional regulator codes for MSIFSNNIRFLRAKRKLSQQNVADELLISRVRYSKYENGISEPPIELLIKISKYFHVSIDLMLSVDIQKYPMDEMLKLPDNRIVLPVAVDDLGNDTIEIIPQKASMGYLEGYSDVEYIESLQRIALPFLTNGKYRAFPADGDSMPPFRNGSYIVGKYVEGIDELKPGKTYVFITLNDGITYKRFKEKKGNSISVSADNSFYEPYDIPFEDVVEIWQYASGIFPEDFEPGDYESYNFKEMFRELRQDIKDLDKKVSGRRKKSS; via the coding sequence ATGTCAATTTTTTCAAATAATATACGCTTTTTAAGAGCCAAGAGAAAGCTCTCCCAACAGAATGTTGCTGACGAACTATTGATCTCCCGAGTGAGGTATTCGAAATATGAAAACGGAATTTCGGAACCTCCTATTGAGCTTTTGATCAAAATATCAAAATATTTTCATGTCAGCATTGACCTTATGTTGTCTGTAGACATTCAGAAATATCCAATGGACGAAATGCTGAAGCTTCCTGACAACAGGATTGTTCTTCCTGTAGCCGTTGATGATCTTGGGAATGATACCATAGAAATTATTCCGCAGAAAGCATCCATGGGATATCTTGAAGGGTATAGTGATGTGGAATATATAGAAAGTCTTCAAAGGATTGCACTTCCTTTTTTAACGAATGGGAAATACAGAGCTTTTCCGGCAGATGGAGACTCTATGCCACCATTTAGAAATGGGTCCTATATTGTAGGGAAATATGTAGAGGGAATTGATGAATTGAAACCTGGGAAAACCTATGTTTTTATCACCCTGAATGATGGGATTACCTACAAACGCTTTAAAGAGAAGAAAGGAAATTCTATTTCTGTAAGTGCAGATAACTCTTTCTACGAGCCTTACGATATTCCGTTTGAGGATGTTGTGGAAATCTGGCAGTATGCTTCGGGAATTTTCCCTGAGGACTTTGAACCTGGAGATTATGAAAGCTATAATTTTAAGGAGATGTTCCGTGAATTGAGACAAGATATTAAGGATCTTGATAAAAAGGTTTCCGGACGTCGCAAAAAATCTTCATAA
- a CDS encoding bacteriocin-like protein has translation MKNFKKLDRNELKTISGNGLLDPIGGLIGGLGGVIGGVVGGLGGVVGGVVGGVGGVVGGVVGGVGTVVGNALCQTQCVVNGVIHIKLLECGSTC, from the coding sequence ATGAAAAATTTCAAAAAACTAGACAGAAACGAACTAAAAACTATTTCAGGAAACGGATTACTTGATCCAATCGGAGGACTAATTGGTGGTCTTGGAGGTGTAATTGGTGGCGTTGTTGGCGGCCTAGGTGGTGTAGTAGGAGGTGTTGTAGGTGGAGTAGGCGGTGTAGTTGGTGGCGTTGTTGGTGGTGTAGGTACCGTTGTAGGTAATGCATTATGTCAAACTCAATGCGTTGTTAACGGTGTAATTCACATCAAGTTACTTGAATGTGGATCTACTTGCTAG
- a CDS encoding Lrp/AsnC family transcriptional regulator, protein MEQLDDKDLNLLRLLQNNSKLTVKELAKEINLSPSPVFERVKRLEQEGYIKRYVAVLDAEKLNRGFTVFCQIKLKIHDRSVGYDFVKEILEIEEVAECYNISGDFDFLLKVQVRDMKHYQDFVFNKLGSVDSIGSTHSTFVMAEVKNNHGLTI, encoded by the coding sequence GTGGAACAACTTGATGATAAGGACCTGAATTTACTGAGACTGCTTCAGAACAATTCAAAATTGACCGTTAAAGAGCTTGCCAAGGAAATAAACCTTTCTCCTTCACCTGTTTTTGAAAGGGTAAAAAGACTTGAGCAGGAAGGGTATATTAAAAGATATGTAGCTGTTTTGGATGCTGAAAAACTCAACCGTGGATTTACGGTTTTTTGCCAGATCAAGCTAAAAATTCATGACCGGTCTGTGGGGTATGATTTTGTAAAGGAAATTTTGGAAATTGAAGAAGTGGCAGAATGCTATAATATTTCTGGTGACTTTGATTTTCTATTGAAAGTACAGGTTCGGGATATGAAGCATTATCAGGATTTTGTATTTAATAAGCTTGGTTCTGTAGATTCTATAGGTAGTACCCACAGTACATTTGTAATGGCTGAAGTAAAAAATAACCACGGCCTTACCATATAA
- the metE gene encoding 5-methyltetrahydropteroyltriglutamate--homocysteine S-methyltransferase, translating to MQTHILGYPRIGSKRELKKACEQYWSGKIVLEELLTVGRNICNQNWNLQKEAGIDLIPCNDFSYYDQILDMSLIVGAIPTRYHEVALKRNNSELDLYFAMARGYQKDGLDITAMEMTKWFDTNYHYIVPEFYKNQQFKLTSSKIFNEFAGAKQAGINAKPVIIGLVSYLLLGKEKEEGLDKLDLAQNILPVYVEILSKLQEQGAEWIQFDEPFLSLDITEKAKETYITVYSELRKQFPTLKFIVATYFDGLKDNLSLAVSLPVNVLHVDLARNPEQLEDVINSIPENLSLSLGLVDGRNIWKNDFEKSLAFINKTVEKLGSERVFIAPSCSLLHSPCDLDFETNLNPEIKNWLAFAKQKVKEVVNLKELASGTENQDIINDFEENKKAVSSRKTSSLIHNNIVKQRAEAVTEEDSQRKNSFQIRREEQQKALQLPLFPTTTIGSFPQTTEVRSWRAKFKKGELTAEQYDALLKEETQRTIRWQEEIGIDVLVHGEFERNDMVEYFGEQLEGFVFTKNGWVQSYGSRCVKPPIIFGDVSRPAPMTVYWSQYAQSQTNQWVKGMLTGPVTILQWSFVRNDQPRSETCKQIALAIRDEVVDLEKAGIRIIQIDEPAIREGLPLRKTEWQNYLKWAVEAFRISASGVENATQIHTHMCYSEFNDIIKNIADMDADVITIECSRSQMELLNAFADFKYPNEIGPGVYDIHSPRVPSKEEMIELLKKAQDVIPAHQLWVNPDCGLKTRHWEETEKALIAMVAAAKEAAVEYSI from the coding sequence ATGCAAACACACATTCTAGGCTATCCGCGTATTGGTAGCAAAAGAGAACTCAAAAAAGCCTGCGAGCAATATTGGTCAGGCAAAATTGTTTTGGAGGAACTTCTTACTGTAGGAAGAAATATCTGTAACCAAAACTGGAATCTTCAGAAAGAAGCAGGAATAGACTTAATTCCCTGTAATGATTTTTCCTACTATGATCAGATATTGGATATGAGCCTTATCGTAGGAGCTATTCCGACACGTTATCATGAAGTTGCCCTTAAAAGAAACAACTCAGAGCTGGATCTTTACTTTGCAATGGCGAGAGGATATCAAAAAGACGGACTGGATATTACCGCTATGGAAATGACCAAGTGGTTTGATACCAATTATCATTATATTGTCCCTGAATTCTATAAAAACCAGCAATTTAAGCTTACTTCAAGTAAAATATTCAATGAATTTGCAGGAGCTAAGCAGGCAGGAATCAATGCTAAGCCTGTAATTATAGGATTGGTTTCTTATTTACTTTTAGGAAAAGAAAAAGAAGAAGGATTGGACAAGCTGGATCTTGCCCAAAATATTCTACCTGTCTACGTCGAGATTTTATCAAAACTTCAGGAACAGGGCGCAGAATGGATTCAGTTTGATGAACCGTTCCTTTCTCTGGATATTACAGAAAAAGCCAAGGAAACTTATATTACTGTTTACTCAGAGCTTAGAAAGCAATTTCCAACATTAAAATTCATAGTTGCTACTTATTTTGATGGATTAAAAGACAATTTATCCCTTGCCGTTTCACTTCCTGTAAATGTTTTACATGTTGATTTGGCAAGAAACCCTGAGCAATTAGAAGATGTAATCAATTCAATTCCGGAAAATCTAAGCTTATCACTGGGACTTGTAGATGGAAGAAATATCTGGAAAAATGATTTTGAAAAGTCTTTGGCTTTTATCAATAAAACCGTTGAGAAACTAGGTTCAGAAAGAGTTTTTATCGCTCCATCATGTTCATTGCTTCATTCTCCATGTGATTTAGACTTTGAAACCAATCTGAACCCTGAAATTAAAAACTGGCTGGCATTCGCTAAACAAAAGGTAAAGGAAGTTGTTAACCTTAAAGAGTTAGCTTCCGGAACAGAAAATCAGGATATTATTAATGATTTTGAGGAAAATAAAAAAGCCGTTTCAAGTAGAAAAACCTCTTCTCTAATTCATAATAATATTGTAAAGCAAAGAGCAGAAGCTGTAACGGAAGAAGATTCACAACGAAAGAATTCATTCCAAATCCGTAGAGAAGAGCAGCAAAAAGCATTACAATTGCCATTATTTCCTACCACGACCATTGGATCATTTCCACAGACTACAGAAGTAAGAAGCTGGAGAGCAAAATTCAAGAAAGGAGAATTAACTGCAGAGCAGTATGATGCCTTGTTGAAGGAAGAAACCCAGAGAACCATCCGCTGGCAGGAAGAAATTGGAATCGATGTTCTGGTTCATGGGGAATTTGAACGTAATGATATGGTGGAATACTTTGGTGAGCAACTTGAGGGGTTTGTATTTACCAAAAACGGTTGGGTACAAAGCTATGGAAGCCGATGTGTAAAACCTCCAATCATTTTTGGGGATGTTTCCCGTCCTGCACCCATGACGGTTTACTGGTCTCAATATGCTCAGTCACAAACCAATCAGTGGGTAAAAGGAATGTTAACAGGTCCTGTTACTATTCTGCAATGGTCCTTTGTACGCAATGACCAGCCTCGTTCTGAAACATGTAAACAAATTGCATTAGCCATTCGTGATGAAGTGGTAGACCTTGAAAAAGCAGGAATCAGGATTATTCAAATTGATGAACCTGCTATACGAGAGGGGCTTCCCTTAAGAAAAACAGAATGGCAGAATTACCTGAAATGGGCTGTAGAAGCCTTTAGGATATCAGCAAGTGGAGTAGAAAACGCCACCCAGATTCATACCCATATGTGCTATTCGGAATTCAATGATATTATCAAAAATATTGCTGATATGGATGCAGACGTTATTACCATAGAATGTTCCCGCTCACAAATGGAACTTTTAAATGCCTTTGCAGATTTTAAATATCCTAATGAAATCGGGCCGGGTGTTTATGATATTCATTCACCGAGAGTTCCGTCAAAAGAAGAAATGATAGAACTTCTGAAAAAGGCTCAGGATGTAATTCCTGCTCATCAACTTTGGGTAAACCCCGACTGTGGATTAAAAACAAGACATTGGGAAGAAACTGAAAAGGCTTTAATTGCAATGGTTGCCGCAGCAAAAGAAGCCGCAGTTGAATATTCAATTTAA
- a CDS encoding anti-sigma factor: MNTKEYISSGIIESYILGHASTEEAGILECVMKNNTEVKAAFEEAQKTLENLATAQAVTPPSDLKAKIWNKIQQEQIIEEEKLSISIPSPVIKPLEENIRVKTTNNWKTLGIAASVLFLGSIAGNLFWVNKQSESQKEIAKMRTEKQFQDVAIQKMNQKMAMFSNPDMQMVMLKGVEKHEDAKAMVFWDKKTKEVYLNAENLPKAPEGMQYQLWAIADGKPVSAGMYTQDKDSLIALANIPNAQAFAITLEKEGGSPVPTMENMYVMGGI; the protein is encoded by the coding sequence TTGAACACTAAAGAATACATATCATCCGGAATTATAGAATCTTATATTCTAGGCCATGCTTCTACAGAGGAAGCAGGTATTTTGGAGTGTGTGATGAAGAATAATACTGAAGTAAAAGCTGCTTTTGAAGAAGCACAAAAAACTTTGGAAAATCTTGCTACGGCTCAGGCTGTAACACCTCCAAGTGATTTGAAGGCTAAAATTTGGAATAAAATTCAGCAGGAACAGATTATTGAAGAGGAAAAACTTTCCATTTCTATTCCGTCTCCTGTTATTAAACCTTTGGAAGAAAATATTAGAGTTAAAACCACCAACAACTGGAAAACTCTGGGTATTGCTGCTTCTGTTTTATTTTTGGGAAGTATTGCAGGAAATCTTTTTTGGGTTAACAAACAATCTGAAAGTCAGAAAGAAATTGCAAAAATGAGGACTGAGAAACAATTTCAGGATGTAGCAATACAGAAAATGAATCAGAAAATGGCTATGTTTTCCAATCCTGATATGCAAATGGTAATGCTAAAAGGAGTAGAGAAACATGAAGATGCAAAAGCGATGGTTTTCTGGGACAAAAAAACAAAAGAAGTGTACCTTAATGCTGAGAATCTTCCTAAGGCGCCAGAAGGAATGCAATATCAACTTTGGGCAATTGCGGACGGAAAGCCCGTAAGTGCAGGAATGTATACCCAGGATAAAGACAGTTTAATTGCATTGGCCAATATTCCAAATGCACAGGCTTTTGCCATTACTCTTGAAAAAGAGGGCGGAAGCCCAGTTCCTACTATGGAAAACATGTATGTGATGGGAGGAATATAA
- a CDS encoding RNA polymerase sigma factor — MDGKIKAIKTTYSEEELIVLLKEKNENGFHYLYDHYSGALYGVILRIVQSKEYTEEIIQDVFVKIWNSIHQYDVSKGRFYTWMINIARNTAIDYLKSKGFQNELKNQSLPDFVYNTTELSTVNDSSDYIGFNNVLESLEVDKQELINMAYYQGYTQHEISEKLKIPLGTVKTKMRNALMKLKDLLKDYQ; from the coding sequence TTGGATGGAAAAATAAAAGCTATTAAAACAACCTATTCGGAAGAAGAACTTATCGTTTTACTAAAAGAAAAAAACGAAAACGGTTTTCATTATCTGTATGACCACTATTCTGGTGCGTTGTATGGAGTAATTCTTCGAATTGTTCAGTCTAAAGAATATACAGAAGAAATAATTCAGGATGTTTTTGTTAAAATATGGAATTCTATTCATCAATACGACGTTTCTAAAGGGAGGTTTTACACCTGGATGATCAACATTGCCCGAAATACGGCAATAGATTATTTAAAGTCGAAAGGATTTCAGAATGAACTTAAAAACCAATCGCTTCCAGATTTCGTATATAATACTACAGAGCTTTCAACAGTCAATGATTCATCCGATTATATCGGGTTTAATAACGTGCTTGAAAGCTTGGAGGTTGATAAGCAGGAACTTATCAATATGGCTTATTATCAGGGATATACCCAACATGAAATATCCGAAAAACTGAAGATACCGCTGGGAACGGTAAAAACGAAAATGCGGAATGCGTTGATGAAATTAAAGGATTTGTTAAAAGATTATCAATAA
- the msrB gene encoding peptide-methionine (R)-S-oxide reductase MsrB: MKNIIPKAILISCIALSAGVCKAQNHLFKTSNPYYSHTAQNPLKVSNSEWKKILKPELYQVAREGATETAFTGKYDEFDEKGMYYCAVCGNALFLSTSKFATTCGWPSFYQPIRKNSVRYRKDTSYHMERTEVLCGRCDSHLGHMFDDGPKPTGKRFCMNSICLEFVPSKK, from the coding sequence ATGAAAAATATAATACCAAAAGCAATACTCATCTCCTGTATTGCTTTATCTGCCGGAGTATGTAAGGCACAAAACCATCTTTTTAAAACTTCAAATCCTTACTACTCGCATACCGCCCAAAACCCTCTGAAAGTAAGTAATTCCGAATGGAAAAAGATTTTAAAGCCTGAACTATATCAAGTTGCAAGAGAAGGAGCCACAGAAACAGCTTTTACCGGAAAATATGATGAATTCGATGAAAAAGGAATGTACTATTGTGCTGTTTGCGGAAATGCTCTTTTCCTTTCTACTTCAAAATTTGCCACAACCTGCGGCTGGCCTTCTTTTTATCAGCCCATCCGTAAAAACAGTGTCAGATACAGAAAAGATACTTCTTATCATATGGAACGAACTGAAGTACTATGTGGAAGATGTGACTCGCATCTTGGACATATGTTTGATGATGGTCCAAAACCAACAGGAAAACGATTCTGCATGAATTCTATCTGCCTTGAATTTGTACCCAGTAAAAAATAA
- a CDS encoding fasciclin domain-containing protein, producing the protein MNTQSKLTVLAMVALSFAFSGKVTAQTMKEKTVMVGGAPMYPSKNIIENAVNSKDHKTLVAAVKAAGLVETLQSAGPFTVLAPTDAAFAKLPKGTVENLVKPENKATLTTILTYHVLPGRYSAKEIWAAVKAGNGKSMMKTVQGEDLTFWTKGKDLYVKDAKGNSAKVTIADVNQSNGVIHVIDTVLMP; encoded by the coding sequence ATGAACACACAATCAAAACTCACAGTCTTAGCAATGGTAGCATTATCATTTGCTTTTAGCGGGAAGGTAACAGCACAAACGATGAAAGAAAAAACAGTAATGGTAGGAGGGGCTCCTATGTACCCATCCAAAAATATTATTGAAAACGCTGTAAATTCTAAAGATCACAAAACTCTTGTAGCAGCAGTAAAAGCTGCGGGACTTGTAGAAACATTACAGAGCGCCGGACCTTTTACTGTGCTGGCTCCCACGGATGCTGCATTTGCAAAACTTCCGAAAGGAACAGTAGAAAATCTTGTAAAGCCTGAAAATAAGGCTACATTGACCACCATATTAACCTATCATGTACTTCCAGGAAGATACAGTGCTAAAGAAATATGGGCGGCTGTAAAAGCCGGAAACGGGAAAAGTATGATGAAAACAGTACAAGGTGAAGACCTTACGTTCTGGACAAAAGGTAAAGACCTATATGTGAAAGACGCTAAAGGAAACAGTGCAAAGGTAACCATCGCTGATGTGAACCAGTCTAACGGTGTGATTCATGTAATTGATACAGTTTTGATGCCTTAA
- a CDS encoding ferritin-like domain-containing protein, which produces MKKTIHVSNQGATLDTSRRNFLKLSGVGLAIAGLTLVGCDNNDDFQIINDEIYDLGTGDVGILNYAYALEQLEADFYTKVVNNFYTGISSIEKEVFTDLYHHEVIHRDFFKAAISGATDHVLPKLEFQYPNVNFNDRNSVLATAKALEDTGVAAYNGAGKYISNPAYLVIAGKIVSVEARHASAIRNLINPGSADFSGDDVIDANGLDLAKEPKDIVMAAGGFIKTPFTWKERGIN; this is translated from the coding sequence ATGAAAAAAACGATTCATGTTTCTAATCAGGGAGCAACTCTTGATACAAGCAGAAGAAACTTTTTAAAATTGAGTGGAGTAGGATTAGCCATTGCTGGCCTTACCTTAGTAGGATGTGATAACAACGATGATTTTCAGATTATAAATGATGAAATCTATGATTTAGGAACCGGTGATGTAGGCATACTTAACTATGCATATGCCCTTGAACAGCTGGAAGCGGACTTTTATACGAAAGTGGTCAATAATTTTTATACCGGTATTTCCAGTATTGAAAAAGAAGTGTTTACAGACCTTTACCACCATGAAGTCATCCATCGAGACTTTTTCAAGGCAGCCATTAGCGGTGCTACAGATCACGTGCTGCCTAAGCTTGAATTCCAGTATCCTAATGTAAATTTTAATGACCGAAACTCGGTACTGGCTACAGCAAAAGCGTTGGAAGATACTGGAGTAGCAGCATACAATGGAGCTGGAAAATACATTTCAAATCCTGCTTACCTTGTTATTGCTGGTAAAATAGTTTCTGTGGAAGCCAGACATGCTTCAGCTATTAGAAATTTAATCAATCCCGGATCTGCTGATTTTTCAGGAGATGATGTTATAGATGCTAACGGGCTTGACCTTGCTAAAGAGCCAAAAGATATTGTAATGGCTGCCGGCGGGTTCATAAAAACACCCTTTACCTGGAAAGAAAGAGGCATAAACTAA